The Cervus elaphus chromosome 12, mCerEla1.1, whole genome shotgun sequence DNA window TGAGATGATACGGACGTCTCGAACCTATCCAGGGCAGAAGGGAAATCCTGAGTTGGGCATAAAGGGGGATGGATAGAAGACAGGCTACCCCAAGCTAaccaagaaggagaagagggttaCCTTGCCAACAGCAGAGAAAAAGTCCTCCAGGTCTCGAGGCCGAATGCGGGCAGCTAACTGCATGCAGAACACTGTGCGGGCATCCCGCTCCTCTGGACTCAGGTTATCAACTGGCTCCCTAAAGAGTACAACTGTTGAGACCTTCCCTCCCAATACTTGGTCATCATTCTTTAGCTGCCCTCAAGAACTACACATTTCTGTGGTTTGGCTCAAACCACTTTTTATTCATAATTCACAGTCCCTGAAAGAGTGTGCATTATCAACTCACCTGACTGGGCTCTTCTCTCTGAAATGAGGACTCTTACTGTGTCCATACCTACGCCTACAGAACAGAGAACAACAAAATTGAAAACCACGTCTATTCACATTGGCCCAGTGCTGAGTCTTCCACCATGAGAAAACCAGATTACAGCACCTCATCACACATGCAAATTCTGAGTATCACCCCTCCAGTAACTGGGTCTCCTGCCCATCCCAACAACAGGATACAGGCACCCTTGGGCAGGGACCATCGTGCACTTGGTTTTACCCAGAATACAAAGGTGATCTTATTAGCAAAAGGTGATACCCAGTGGCAAGCGGTGGACTCCTGTAGTGTACACGATCCTCACGACGCCAGTCTCGACTTCGTGACTCACTACTATGTCGACGATCCCAGCTACGGCTTCGGTGGCGACGCTGCCGATCTCGACTTCGGCTCCGACTATTTTTCCGCTTGTGACGATCCCGGTCTCGACTACGACTATGGACAAAAATGACTATTAAGTTCCTTCAAAAACAAACCAACCTCCTCTTTAATGTATAGCTTTCCCTGGTATCTTTCTATTTATAATTCTCAAAACCCAAGTGTCCCCAGAACGACTGACCTGCGTTTTCTCTCCCTGCTTTTACTATGGCTCCGGCTCCTCTTCTTCCTGTGGGAGAGTATCAACTCTCATTACAGAGGTTTCATTATCTCTCCCAAGGAAACCAAATGACAGTGACGCTAGGATGAAACAAAAACCAGCAAAAGACCAAAGCCTAGAAGACAGTATGGCAGGAATTCATGACAGTGGTATGACATCAGTTTACACACAGCCCTGAACACTGTCAGGTATATGAAATGGCCATTTCCCCTCCATGGAACAGGACAGTATCTGATGTTTTCAAATCAGAGATCCTCTTGttattttattcaaatgaaaTACATCAAAACTAGGACTGATCCACAAGTCTACACTGGAAGATCATTACACCAAATCACCATTATTCCCATGACCCAGTGGAGCTATTACTAAAGTAGGAAGTCTTATGAACAACCACTTCTCTGTTCCAGCTGTTTCTATAAGGCACAAAGCTGTCTTCCTTCCCCAAGCGGCCAACCCACTTTCCTCACGCCACACTCACTTGCTTGCCTCCCCACTCGTGCCATTCCCATTGGTGGCACTGGTCCCGTCAGTGACGCTGCTCCCATCGGTACCACAGCCACTGGTGCCAATGTTGCTGGTGCTGTTGGTCATGTTGCTGGGACTGTCCTTTTTAACCTCCTTCCTTTGCTGCTCATCCTAAAGGGTTCACCAGGAAAATGACACAAGGCATCAGGTGGCAGACACACAGATTCCATTGGGCAAGGAAAGAACAAAAGTGGACAAGGAAGAAAGCTCATAAAATCAAAACTCTCAATTATCTTAACAGTTTCTGAGCACCTAGATCTCCTAACAAAGAGGGTAAGAGAAGAAGTATGGAAACTacccaaaaagaagaaatgagatgtTAATGTCAAACTTTAGCTATCCGATATTTGTTTGTTCCACTAACACCTATTTCCCAGGAGAGTGAGAAATGAGTTACGTCTGAGATATAGCAACTTTCTTCTGTGTCACTGAGAGCTGTGAGCAAAGCGCTCCCATCCCAACTTTATGTTGCCCCCTCATCCCCAGTTTTCAGGGCCCTTTCTGCAAGCATGGCCTTTGAGTACTAATCTCCAGCAGTGACTGCTAAAAGATTATACCTTTCGTGAACAGCCACTGTACATAATAAATGAACAGGGAAAGAAAATTCCTAAAACACTGAAACTGATTAGCCACAACTGCTTTTTCTTACTAACCCATTTCCAAGAGTGAGATGGGGAATATTACCTCCTCTTTTTTATAGGGAGCCTCCAGCATGGCCTCAATCACTATATCAAAGTCATCGGATGCCATTGTAGCAGATCTGAGGAAAAGATATCAATACATAAGAAcctcatttatatttttcctccCCTTCCGGCACCCCACATTCCCTCCCCCTTTGAAGAAACAGACATCAAAATATACAGTTCTGTTACCTGAACTCCGAAGGTATCTTATCAGCTGTTGCTTACCCTCCATTTATTTTTGCACCTTATAGATCTGAACTAGTTCTGCTTTGTGGCTTAGAAAAGGTCAGGGTCTAGAAGAAAATTAGATGTCTAGGCACAGACAAAATATAATACAGACCTTTTCCTGTTAAAATGCAGGTACTCAAACTTACTATTTATATTGGGCACTTGGCCTCTATTCTACTATTCAAAATTCTGAATAATTGCTTTAAACTTAAATTGGCACATATTTCCATTAAAAAGGTAAGACtacaagaataaaaattaaaagcaaggcAAAGTAATACCAGAATAATGCAGATTTGTCCTAAGCTTTTCTTCACATCCCTAActcaaacacacaaaaatgagGGGATTCATCATTAAGCATTTTTTGTACAACACCAACTAGAGTTGGGGTAATTCAGAAAGACTGTGATTAAAATGGCTTAACCAGTCCCACTCTGAAGCATTTCTGTCTAGGCACATACAGTAGGACTTCTCGCCTACCCCAAGCTTTCATATTTAGCAATGGTCTTTCTCAAGTCTGTTCGTCACAGGTCTgtcaaataataaaaacagaagacaCCAAACAAAATCAACAGGATAAATTATTCAAAGATTACTGctccaaaattataaaaatatgtaacacAGATAAATCTCAATCATTACATTGAAAgaggttaccaaaaaaaaagtacatactgtatgatgtacatttacataaaattttagaaaatgcaaactaacctgtagtgacagaaagcagtTCAGGGGTTACCTAGGGACAGGAACAGGAGGGGAAGGGCCAGGatgaaaagataataaaagaaCATTTTGGAATTTTGGGGGgggtgatggtttcatgggtgtTAGCACATAACAAAACCTACCAAACTGTACATCTTAACatgtatagttttattttatgtcaCTGATAtcctaataaaactgaaaaaaactaaTCTGAAGAATTTCTACGCAGAGAGGCTAAGTGTGATTAAGACTTTCCATATACACAAGAATTTTGTCCTCTTTAAAGTAGCTAATGCGTCATCCAATCATGCTGTCTTGACTGGAGACAGAGTCCACAGCCTATTTTGATGACTTATAAAAGTAAtcatatttatcatttgtagTACCTGACATTGCTGGGCACTATGCTAAACATGTTACAAAGATAAGATTCTTGGAAGCAGCCAACAGTAAAACTTAGTTGGACCCAAGTTTAAGGCTTAAAATGGAAACCAAACCAAAATCAAATAGGTGTCTAAAAACTAGTGAACTCAATCTCTTATCTTACATTTATTAGTAATCAACGGTAACATATGCTACAGGCAATACTGAAtctaatacacagaagaaaaaactgaGGTTCTGTGAACAGCCCAAAGTCACAAAGCTCAAACGGAGGAGCTGATCCTTGATCAGAAGCCTTCTGACTCTAATGTTCAGGTTACCACTCTCTCATGTGgtttgtcggagaaggcaatggcaccccacgccagtactcttgcctagaaaatcccatggacaaaggagcctggaaggctgcagtccatgggggctctaggagttggacacaactgagcgacttcactttcacgcattggagaaggaagtggcaacccactccagtgttcttgcctggagaatcccagggacggcagagcctggtgggctgccgtctatggggtcacacagagttgaacacaactgaagcaacttagcagcagcagcagcagcggcgtgTGGTTTGTAacttaaaggaaattttttttttttacatttgaatagaaattttattattttcattttccaagtgttttctttttctatcagggggaaaaaaaaaatcttaaggacAGTTGTCATTTGCTGCCAAATTGAGAGTAGTCTTTCTccggtggtttagtcgctaagtcatgtctgactcttgcgaccccatggactgtagcctgccaggttcctctgtccatgggattctccaggcaagaatgctggagtgggttgccatttccttctccaaggaaatttcttaaaaaagaaaagtacacagCATACCAAgatgtctatttttaaatatacactgATCTGGAGAATTAATGTTCTCATAGGTATATGAAAAGAATCAGTCTCATTAGTCACACCTTATTGTGTGGCTTATAATCAGTTCGTAATAGTatatgcttcaaaaaaaaaacagtatatgCTTCAAAATATTAGGAACCAGGCTGATTTTAATATATGCTATCTGACCTATTGTGGGGGGAAAAATGGTTCTATAAGTAAGTTTTTGATCTACAAACTCTGTTCTTTTCAGTCATCTGACTGCCAAGTCTATACAAATTTTTTAAGTGTCATAACactcctcttcattttttataGCCTGCCTTTAATTCTCCAAATGAAATGCTTCTAATTTCAAGAACCGCTCTTTGGTGTACAGTGCAGGGATAACTTAGGATATGCAACAACTTTCACAGAAGTTGACAAAGGAACCCCCACCTGTGAAATAAAGTTTTCAGACCTaagaaacaaatgaatggatCTATTTAGAAACACATATAAAACAATAGCACACTTTGAAACTTGTAATCTTGCTGGGTTTAGTCTATCTTTCTAGATGTCCTAAAAAGCAGAAAAGTCCCAAACCCTTACGCGCTTTCAGGTCAGGAGTTTTCGAACTCTTTAAGTCCTAACTTACAGGTCAAAGTTCATTCAATACCATACAATAAAACATTATACTGCTTTCTTCCAACCCTGCTCCAAAAAGTGAATTAGGGACCCACAATCATGGTATCGCGTGGACCTTGTCATAGCACAGACTAGACCCAAGCCGGCACGTAGGCCCCACTGCAGCCGGGCCACAGGAAAGCGAAAAACCACAGTCAGCCCCAATCAGGCAGAATTCATTCACCAAACGCTGAAGTCTCAGGGGTGATGGGCAGCGCCACCTCCTGGGTCTGGTCATTGAGCTGGGCACAAACATCTCCAAACTGAAGACAGCTTAATTAAGAAcaatgagaaagacaaaaacattcCCATGTGTAACAAACTAACAAACCAAGACCACGCTTCAAAAAACGGCCCTACAAATAACTTACTGGCAGCATCTCTGTGAGGGCCAGTGTCCCGATGCTAAAACCTCCTATGTGGCCCCACTATGCTCCTCTACCGCCACGGAGTATGTGGGCAGAGCCGCCAACACAGTGAACATGAGTCTAACACATACGGAAGACTGAGGAAGAAACCTCAATTCCCTCATCTCTCTCTGGCGCCACTAGGGGTTGAAAATGGATTCCACGAGTCCTCTGAGACCGCGGTAGGTCGATGCTCCCTCCACAGTGTGGGACACCCTGAACGTCAGGGCTACGGGGACCAAGAGACCAGTCATTCGGATCCTTGAAAACATCTTCATCGCTGAAGGATACAGCCACGAGGGTGCCGATTCCTAAAATCGTGCCAGGGATTAGGTAGGCAGCGAACACTTCCaggtcaaaataaacaaaaacattttgttgttgttgttttaatttcaaaagttTGCCGGACTCGACTCTCGACTCCATTTTCTGCCTGTGACGTCAGGGGGAGGGGCCGTGCGGCAACGTCACGCACAGGTGACGTTGCGGGGGGAACCCGGTTTCGGGGTTTCTTACCAGTTCCGGGTCCCCGCAGCGGGGGTCCCGGTTCCCCCTGTTCCTTTGGGTGTGTCGGGGGACACGAAGCACCGCTATCTTCCAGAGACTCAGCAGTAAAAGCAGCACTAGAGCCGGAGCTGCTCCTCTTCCCGCAAAATGGCGGCAGCCCCACTGTCTTCCAGAACCTTCCCCAATCTGCGCAGGCGCCGAAACTTTCAGCCGCTGGAATTTATCTCACTGGTTTCGCGGCAATAGTCCAAAGTACAGATTTTCATTGGCTAAAATCCTAAATATGGGTGGAGCCAAACTCAAAGGTCTCTTAGCAACAGTCAAGTTCCCATTGATTGGTTAACCTTGCCGGGACTCAAGGAAAGCAGAAGCGTCCTTAGGTAGCCGCCTATCGCTCTCATTGGTTAAACGATTTGCGGAAGGCGGGGAAAGCGATCAGAGAACTGAGAGAGAACCCTGCTGGCCAGCTCCCGGCACAGTGGTAGTCTGGGCCAACAGCGCGAGGTAATGAATGAGGTGCAGTTGAGGTCCTTGGCCATTCTTAGTGATTTGCCACGGAGCTCGAGTCGGGCTTATCCAGAACAGCATTCTGGAGAGCAACCGCATTTGCTTCCCTAGGGGAGGTGTGTTGAGCTCCACATCCCCATTCTGTCTGTACAACCTTCCCAACCGCTGCCTCATGCCCTCAGCTCTTGGACCTCACAAGTCTGTgacaagtttattttcttccaCATCTCACATACTTTTCAGTTCAAATTAGTGCCCCCCACAGCTCCCACTGCAAGGGTAAACTGGCAGTTTCTCAGATGATTGGGTGCAGCTGTACTCAGCCGTCTATCTTACGTCCACCCTCACATTCCAGGAGCTTCCAGAACTCCCAGAGACTTCAACTGCCTAATATAGCTGCCAAAAACGTAGCTGGTTAAAACATAAGAGACGGTCATGAACTCACAGGAACTGTTTGAGTACTGATTTGAATATTAACTTTTTATCATTATACaaattccttttctgtaaaaatgtaGACTTGAACTAGATTACCTCTTAGGACTTCAAACTCTAATCCTGTGATTTTatccaaacaaaataaatggcTTCTTGCTGGAGAAGTGTGGATGACTTCCAGTTAACGCTCCCAAAGGTAACAGAGGAGCTGGTAGTGCAGCAGCTCAGGAAGGTGGAAGGGAAGCTGGCTTCACTCACTACCCCATCTCTCACTGTGACAGCAAACTCCATGCCTCCTCCCCGGAAAAGAACCTAATCAGGTCCTAAAGGACAAGACCTCTCTGTAGCTGGTCAGAAAGGTTTGTACCTGGGAGTCCAAGAGTCACCACTAAGCTtcttaaatagtaaataaatctAGGCCCCTTCAAGTATTGGGTAAGAGCACAGATCTGAATATGTTTAAGTAATAGCTGGAGAAGCAAAGGCAGGGGGCAGCAGAGTTGGAGCAGGAAAGGCCATAAcctcattttatttgtatttcctcCTTACACAAAACCATCAAAATAGGAACAAAGATGGATAGGGAAGAGGGCTGAAAATTTGTTCAATTCACATGTTCTCAGAGCTATCCCAGGAAGCCCTTGAGGCTGAGTGCCTGTTGGAGTAGCCACAGATCCAACATGAATTCCTCATGCTCAGGCCTGAAGTCTTCACAGATTGGTGGCATAAGCCCCACAATTCTCCTCCTTTGTCCATCTTGACGTAAGGTAGGAAAGCAGACTGAAATGTTCCTCTCTGATGGGCACGGCGAATCAGAGCCCATGCTGTACTGCACCGTCTGTGCTATAGGAGCAGAACCTGCAGCTGCTTTCAAGGCTCCAGACACTTGCAGGCAGGGCTAGAGGCCGATGGTGTAAGAGCGGCCTGTGGGGTTGTGAATAGCAGAGCAGACCGGTGCCGTCACAGCCCACTCATACCACACCTTCTTAGAATTGCTGCATCTCCAGAAACGCACACAGATGGTCTGGCCTTCACGCACAGTAATGGGCTGctataagaagaaagaaagggaggttCAGGGTGGGGCTGATGAATTTTATGTGGCAAGGTACTAAGCTAAGTGTGGAGATCATGATTAAACATAACATTCCAACCCTCATGAGGTTTGAAGTCTATCAGAACAAATAATCAGAACTGAACAATCTGACACTGAACAAATAATCAAAAGTGGGATGAATGCTGTAAACTGGGACAGTACCTATGAAAAGTAATGCTAACCTAGTCTACAAGGTCAGGGAAAATTATCTGACAATAAGAATGTCTAAAAAGACCTTGAAGATAAAGTCACCTGGGTCAGAAAATGAGCCAAGAACTTTATAGGCAGAGGACAAAGGCATGAAACCCTGAGGCAGGAAAGAACATGGGGTATTAGAGGAACCAAAAGGAGGTCCAAGGACTGAAGCAATGTAAACAAAGGACAGCAGCTGAAAAGGCAGGTGAAAACTAGATCACACCAAGTCTAACAAAGATTTAAGACTTtatcctgggacttctctggtggtccagtggttaagactctgtacttccactgtgtggagcgtgggttcaatccctggtcagggaactaagattccacatgccatgtgccAAGGCCtaaaacaaaacagactttatCCTAAGGGAACTGGAAAGATATTGAAGGGTTTtaaaagcaggagagagagagaggatcagATTTGTGTCTTTAAAAGATGACTCTTGCTCCAGGTACAGAATGGACAGAAGAATAGCCTAAGTAGATGTGGGAAGCCAGGTGGAAGGCCACTGCAAATATCCCAACATCTACAACTGCACGTGAGAGCAGCAGAACAAGGGTCACAGCCAAGTTTTAacctgggagaagggaaggggcagaacATCAGTGCCATAAGTTACTTTTTAACCCAAGGTGCCTTAAGGTGATACCTACCTTAATGGGGAAGAGGATGGGAAACCATGAAAACATCCCAGGAGAGTGAGTCTCTGGACGGATACCTAAGTGGacaaatgataaaaatggagAATAACTGagtgctgtacacctgaaactaacacaacattgtatcaactatattccaataaaaattaacaacaacaacaacaaaaggaggtCTCCGTGACTCTGTTTTTTGCCTAGGTTGAGGATAGTCTCTTCTGTTAACACAGAAACAAGTCATCAAAGATCCCCATTCACTGATTGCTCGGTTCCTTGTGACTCTAAATGCAACATGTATTAAATACACAAGCTGCCCAGGTAGCATACTCTTAAACCCCCATCCACTGCCCCAGACACTCACTCAGAGTGATGTCCTGATAAAGCACAGTCTCAAAGTAGCCTGCAAAACCATGCAGCACTGTGTTCACCTCCACAGGAAACTCCAAGGTACAGTAGCGATTGTTGTCAATCATAGGATCTGTCAGGGAAGAGCTGTGTGGGTGATGAGGAACCAGAAACCCTAGACAACTTGGTAAAACCTAAGCAGGAACCAGGAAAGGAAGCCTAGATAAGAGGCCAGATAGAGCCAGGACAGCAAGGGAAGAAACCAGGGAGGTGAGCTCCCCATTTAGTCAGAGGACAGCCATGCAGGAACCCACCTTTGTTAGGATGGCTGAAGGTAAAACAGGGCTGGGGCGCAGACAGCTGGTGGAAATTGTGCAGTCGTACCACATAAGGCATCTCAAACTGGGCCTGTcccaagagagagaaaatgatatCTGAAGGAGACAGGCAAGAGCTACCTAATTCCTCAGGGAATGCAGCTCAAGCTCTAAGGACATAGACAAAGATAAAATGTAGTTTCACTTCAGTTACTTTCCCACATCCCCAACTCCTTCACCTCTTCATCTCCTCCAGTGGAAGAAAACAGTTATGctgacagagaaaaagaaaggcactaAAGAGAGAAGAGACCAGCTCTTTACCTCAGGATCACGGTCCTTTTCCCGACAGGCTCGGACCTCATTGTATAgcttggaggaggagatgggagcTAGAAAGGAGGTGTACTCCCCAGGGATGCTCACACCATCATCTGCAGAACAGAAGAGGCACATTACTTCCCAGGGGATGGAATGGTGCATCTGTACTGAAGGCCCAGACCTCCCACATCAAAAGAGAGCCAGGCAGCTCCATGTtgccacattcccaggccaaccTGCCCCCAGCTCATGCCTGAAGGCATTCTACTTGCAGGTTAATTTAGAGTCAGGTAAGAGTAAAACTAGAAGGAACCAGAAGTATTCTAACCTAATGGTCCTTAACTTTCTTTCCTTTGAGCTAGTGATGAAAGCTAAGCCCAAGGTACATATCATAGCAGTTCAGGGAGTCCATAGATCTCAGACTAAGAATCTCTGctctgggggctttcctggtggctcagtggtaaagagtccatctgccaatgcagaagacatgggtttgatccctggtttggaacgATCCCACCTGCAGAGGAgtaactgagcccatgcaccacaactactacgCCCACACGCCCCAGAGCTTGCgccctgcaacaggagaagccactgcagtgagaagcccatgcactgcaactggagagcagcccccactctccccaactagagaaaagtccatgcagcaacgaagacccagcacagccataaatgactaaataaatattttttaaaagtttctgctCTGGTCCActcccctcattttacagatgtgaacaCCCACACCGGAGGTTTAGGGAGACTGTGTCACTTGCTAAGGGCACTGACCCAAGTCTGCCCTGCCTCCCCTAAACTCTGTAACCTCTTCTAAGCTGCTGCcacacccacccctccccagccccactgagCCTTCCCTGTTGATAATCCAATCCCCTTATTCAGTACACCCCAGCCTGGATGCACCTTTGAGGAAGTGCTGGGCTCCATCCAGGCACTCAGGTGACAGTTCATTGTCAGCAAAGGACCCCAGAAGCTCACTGACGATGATATCTGCTTTCTCTGGAGCCACCCACTCCCGCATGTCCGATGAGACTACTGTCACCTGGCTTCCCCATTCTTCAAACTGCCAGTTCTCCAGCCTAAAA harbors:
- the RBM23 gene encoding probable RNA-binding protein 23 isoform X3, which codes for MASDDFDIVIEAMLEAPYKKEEDEQQRKEVKKDSPSNMTNSTSNIGTSGCGTDGSSVTDGTSATNGNGTSGEASKKKRSRSHSKSRERKRSRSRDRDRHKRKNSRSRSRDRQRRHRSRSWDRRHSSESRSRDWRREDRVHYRSPPLATGRRYGHSKSPHFREKSPVREPVDNLSPEERDARTVFCMQLAARIRPRDLEDFFSAVGKVRDVRIISDRNSRRSKGIAYVEFCEIQSVPLAIGLTGQRLLGVPIIVQASQAEKNRLAAMANNLQKGSGGPMRLYVGSLHFNITEDMLRGIFEPFGKIDNIVLMKDSETGRSKGYGFITAEDWLPATKSDRSCYFLGSIQAAYTPTVACRAKGSSLTQSVPGGPWNS